A section of the Brachyhypopomus gauderio isolate BG-103 unplaced genomic scaffold, BGAUD_0.2 sc62, whole genome shotgun sequence genome encodes:
- the grhl2a gene encoding grainyhead-like transcription factor 2a, translating into MAQEESKRLVVVVPNETSIPSRRVFTSEDEAWRAYLENPLTAATKAMMSINGDEDSVAALGLLYDYYKVPKEKRLLPVAKVAEEEKRTWHVGMETMDERVQVAKSLPVNLSLNADAQSAEAKRDSYSVSPAQGGVVATVKAEVYAPGLANTTPQRQGQSFHRLGFQQHAQEAGAISHGRYMKDEQKNIPDSTFEDSYAGENVKFRVPTTLGAQDSFYEQPTPDSFVYSIEASRSVRQKDGDGPMIYLNRGQFYGITLRDPQATKGLHHPINKVRSVVMVVFGEDKCRDEQLKHWNYWHTRQHTAKQRVLDIADYKESFNTIGNLEEIAYNAVSFTWDVNEEAKVFITVNCLSTDFSSQKGVKGLPLMIQIDTYSYNNRSNKPVHRAYCQIKVFCDKGAERKIRDEERKQMRKKAKGLVAGGQDLSGKGLGGLMKKSEVTFFKSMTDLEFQPVLFIPDVHFSNLQRAAQAFGFGAEEMENDSVTMKRMFRQSEDEHCSPPTKHSRGETPRRVLLYVRKESDEVFDALMLKSPTVKSLTEAISSKYSISAEKITKIFKKSKKGILVNMDDNVIEQYSNEDAFIVNMDTQTECFHITLTEI; encoded by the exons ATGGCTCAGGAGGAAAG CAAGcgtctggtggtggtggtgcccaACGAAACATCCATCCCCTCCCGCCGCGTCTTCACCAGTGAGGATGAGGCGTGGAGAGCCTACCTGGAGAACCCGCTCACCGCTGCCACCAAAGCCATGATGAGCATCAATGGAGATGAGGACAGCGTGGCCGCCCTGGGCCTCCTCTACGACTACTACAAG GTTCCAAAAGAGAAGAGACTGCTGCCTGTAGCCAAAGTTGCTGAGGAAGAAaagag GACCTGGCATGTCGGCATGGAGACCATGGACGAGCGGGTTCAGGTTGCCAAATCTCTCCCGGTCAACCTCTCCCTGAACGCGGACGCCCAGAGCGCGGAGGCGAAGCGAGACTCCTACAGCGTCTCGCCAGCCCAGGGGGGGGTGGTGgccactgtaaaggcggaggtGTACGCCCCCGGCCTGgccaacaccaccccccagcGACAGGGACAGTCCTTCCATCGCCTGGGCTTTCAGCAGCACGCCCAGGAGGCCGGAGCCATTAGCCACGGCCGCTACATGAAGGACGAGCAGAAGAACATTCCAGACAGCACCTTCGAGGACTCGTACGCTGGAGAGAACGTG AAGTTCAGagtgcccaccactctgggggCCCAAGACTCCTTTTACGAACAGCCAACACC GGACTCGTTTGTGTACAGTATAGAAGCGAGTCGCTCggtgcgtcagaaggacggtgATGGGCCCATGATCTATCTGAACAGAGGCCAGTTCTACGGCATAACGCTGAGGGACCCACAGGCCACCAAAGGTCTACACCATCCCATCAACAAAGTGCGG agtgtagtgatggtggtgtttggggaGGACAAGTGTCGGGATGAGCAGTTGAAGCACTGGAACTACTGGCACACCCGACAGCACACGGCCAAACAAAGAGTCCTGGACATCG CTGATTACAAAGAGAGCTTCAATACCATTGGGAACCTTGAAGAAATCGCCTACAACGCTGTCTCGTTCACATGGGACGTTAATGAAGAAGCTAAG GTGTTCATCACAGTAAACTGTCTGAGCACAGACTTCTCCTCTCAGAAGGGAGTGAAAGGCCTTCCACTGATGATTCAGATCGACACTTACAGCTACAACAACAGGAGCAACAAGCCCGTTCACAGAGCGTACTGCCAGATCAAGGTCTTTTGCGACAAG GGAGCTGAACGGAAGATCCGGGATGAGGAGAGAAAGCAGATGCGTAAAAAGGCGAAGGGGCTCGTGGCAGGAGGGCAAG ACCTGTCGGGGAAAGGCCTGGGAGGCCTGATGAAGAAATCGGAGGTCACGTTCTTTAAATCCATGACGGACCTGGAGTTCCAGCCGGTGCTCTTCATCCCTGATGTCCATTTCAGTAACCTGCAGAGAGCCGCACAG GCATTTGGCTTTGGTGCTGAGGAAATGGAGAATGACAG TGTGACGATGAAGAGGATGTTTAGGCAGTCTGAGGATGAGCACTGTTCTCCACCAACCAAACACAGCAGAGGAGAAACACCACGCAGGG TGCTGCTGTATGTAAGGAAAGAGTCTGATGAGGTTTTTGATGCTTTAATGCTGAAGTCTCCAACAGTGAAGAGCTTAACAGAGGCT ATATCTAGCAAATACTCTATTTCTGCTGAGAAGATAaccaaaatcttcaagaaaagtAAGAAAGG AATTCTGGTCAACATGGACGACAATGTCATTGAGCAGTACTCCAACGAGGACGCCTTTATTGTAAACATGGACACTCAGACGGAATGCTTCCACATCACACTCACAGAAATTTGA